The following coding sequences are from one Nicotiana tomentosiformis chromosome 3, ASM39032v3, whole genome shotgun sequence window:
- the LOC138908311 gene encoding uncharacterized protein — protein sequence MPGYAKFMKDLVTKKWSMNCETIKMIHQVSAIVHSMAPKLEDPRAFTIPCTIGSADFAKTLCDLEANRPFLATGKAFVDMEAGELTFRVGDEKVVFHVCKSMRQPISNEVCSFGDLVTDVIIDDTCADDEC from the exons atgcccggttatgcaaagttcatgaaggatttggtgacaaagaagtggtcgatgaattgtgaaactattAAGATGattcatcaagtgagtgcaattgtgcattcaatggctcctaaattggaagatccccgcgctttcacaatcccttgtaccattggaagtgccgacttTGCTAAAACTCTTTGTGATCTTgaggcaa atagacctttccttgctacggggaaggctttTGTTGATATGGAAGCTggtgaactcactttccgggtgggtgatgaaaaggtggttttccatgtgtgcaaatctatgaggcaaccgattagcaatgaagtgtgttcgtttgGGGACTTGGTGactgatgtgattattgatgatacttgTGCcgatgatgaatgttga
- the LOC138908312 gene encoding uncharacterized protein — translation MAKVLSFGFYWPTLYKDASDLVKRCDECQRAGGISKKNVMPLITILKIDIFDVWGIDFMGLFVSYCGNTYILVAVDYVSKWDEVVALPNNESRSVVVFSKKKIFTRFGIPRAIISDGGLHFCNKDFDTLLSKMCYRMAYKTPIGMSPYRLVFKKACHHPMELEHKAMWVLKKLNLESDVAANLRVAQLNELDEFWYHAYTSSSLYEEKMKYLHDKYIRNNEFKEDLKNKNDKVFKINGHRVMHYLGKAGDVHVVAIMDPRNPKNKVKSTTTIGQSDEPSVVVADSIAMPSTVAMPSTDTAAMPPPPSSGPSTSVPSSSTYPLSVLRVSQTLASLNNWMQTDTAKLSDLSSAVAPQTSTPTPQIPPIVEETLKKILEN, via the exons atgGCCAAAGTGTTGAGTtttggattctattggcctactctctacaaggacgcaagtgatctagtcaagcgttgtgatgaatgccaaagggccggtggTATTTCAAAGAAAAATGTGATGCCCCTCATCACTATCTtgaaaattgatatttttgatgtgtggggtattgatttcatgggtctgTTTGTAAGCTAttgtggaaatacctacattttggtagcggtggattatgtgtcaaaatgggatgaggtcgttgctctacccaacaacgaaTCAAGAAGTGTGGTggtattttcaaaaaaaaaaatctttacaAGGTTTGGTATTCCACGGGccatcataagcgatggggggttgcatttttgcaacaaagattttgacaccttgcttagcaa GATGTGTTATAggatggcttacaaaacaccgattgggatgtctccataccggttggtgttcaaGAAAGCTTGTCACCATCCtatggaacttgagcacaaggctatgtgggttttgaagaagctaaatcttgagtcggatgtcgccgccaacttaagggtggcacaattgaatgagctagaCGAATTttggtaccatgcatatacaagttcatccttgtacgaggagaagatgaagtacctccatgacaagtacattcggaacaacgagtttaaagaag acttgaaaaataaaaatgataaagtGTTTAAaatcaatggtcaccgggtgatgCACTATCTGGGAAAAGCTGGTGATGTCCACGTTGTGGCa ATAATG GATCCAAGGAACCCGAAGAACAAGGTTAAGTCAACTACTaccataggccagtctgatgagccgtcAGTGGTAGTTGCAGATTCAATAGCCATGCCTTCCACAGTAGCCATGCCTTCCACCGATACTGCTGCCATGCCTCCACCTCCATCTTCAGGGCCATCAACATCAGTTCCTTCCTCCTCTACTTATCCACTTTCTGTGctacgagtctcccagacactggcgagtctcaacaactggatgcagactgatactgcaaagctgtctgacctaTCAAGTGCTGTTGCACCACAGACTTCTACCCCAACACCGCAGATTCCTCCGATAGTGGAGGAAACTTTGAAGAAGATATTGGAGAATTAG